Proteins from one Amycolatopsis endophytica genomic window:
- a CDS encoding TetR/AcrR family transcriptional regulator: MNADTATGESLRDRKRRQTRERIAEAAFTLFDERGFGEVTVDDIAALAEVGRTTFFRYFGDKEEVVFAQESDTLRELESGDGPALPDLAAALAESRRLVVALCAEARHAAYARLVDKHPELADRHARKLRRYGDRLEQHLLARGTPRSAAVLASQIALACYRTAWRLAGDDADALAREADAAFDAVAEAGPAELS, from the coding sequence ATGAACGCCGACACCGCCACAGGGGAATCGCTGCGCGATCGTAAACGCCGGCAGACCCGGGAACGGATCGCCGAGGCCGCGTTCACGTTGTTCGACGAACGCGGCTTCGGCGAGGTGACCGTCGACGACATCGCGGCACTGGCCGAGGTGGGTCGCACGACGTTCTTCCGGTACTTCGGTGACAAGGAAGAGGTGGTGTTCGCCCAGGAAAGCGACACGCTGCGGGAGCTGGAGTCCGGTGACGGCCCGGCACTGCCGGATCTCGCGGCGGCGCTTGCCGAATCGCGACGGCTGGTGGTGGCGCTGTGCGCCGAGGCGCGTCACGCGGCCTACGCCAGGCTGGTGGACAAGCATCCCGAGCTCGCGGACCGTCATGCGCGAAAACTTCGGCGCTATGGCGACCGCCTGGAGCAGCATCTGCTCGCGCGCGGCACACCGCGCTCCGCGGCGGTCCTCGCTTCACAGATCGCGTTGGCCTGCTACCGCACGGCGTGGCGCCTCGCCGGTGACGACGCCGACGCGCTGGCGCGGGAGGCAGATGCGGCGTTCGACGCCGTGGCAGAGGCGGGGCCGGCTGAACTCTCGTGA
- a CDS encoding alpha/beta hydrolase family protein, with protein MTEAPGWKATAEAHKRAMPVQRLVGNGMDFADVDELHRLADTGRPWDEIAEELGERNLARADAALADGHTTTARSWYLFASACFRTGQVPLTDTEPRKRELYRKLIAAFRAAGALSEPAAEHLTVDTPAGVVSGWLLRPAGVEHPPTVVIVGGFDGWREEYHLGATYLLDRGVAAFLADGPGQGESRLFHDSRLTQDVDKAFETVAKTLRADHRLGHRVGIWGNSMGGFLAGLAASAGDSFSACCVTGGTVRPAEILDRYPRFLAKVGPLLGIDDPEQARAALERHRLTPERLARLRVPLLVVHGRPDRVFLIENARALFDAAGSPDKRWAEWPDGDHCVYNHSHEKHVLVADWFADRLSVARAHDGAR; from the coding sequence GTGACGGAGGCACCGGGTTGGAAGGCCACGGCGGAGGCGCACAAGCGGGCGATGCCGGTGCAGCGCCTCGTCGGCAACGGCATGGACTTCGCCGACGTCGACGAACTCCACCGGCTCGCCGACACCGGACGGCCGTGGGACGAGATCGCCGAGGAGCTGGGCGAGCGCAACCTGGCCCGCGCGGACGCCGCACTCGCCGACGGGCACACCACGACCGCCCGCAGCTGGTACCTCTTCGCCTCGGCATGCTTCCGGACCGGGCAGGTTCCGCTCACCGACACCGAACCACGCAAGCGGGAGCTGTACCGGAAGCTGATCGCCGCCTTCCGCGCGGCGGGCGCGTTGAGCGAGCCGGCCGCCGAGCACCTCACCGTGGACACCCCTGCCGGGGTCGTGTCGGGCTGGCTGCTGCGTCCGGCCGGCGTCGAGCACCCGCCGACGGTGGTGATCGTCGGCGGCTTCGACGGCTGGCGGGAGGAATACCACCTCGGAGCCACGTACCTGCTCGACCGCGGCGTCGCCGCCTTCCTCGCCGACGGTCCCGGCCAGGGGGAAAGCCGGCTGTTCCACGACAGCCGGCTGACCCAGGACGTGGACAAGGCGTTCGAGACGGTCGCGAAGACCCTGCGTGCGGACCATCGTCTCGGTCACCGGGTCGGGATCTGGGGCAACAGCATGGGCGGTTTCCTCGCCGGGCTGGCCGCGAGCGCCGGCGACAGCTTCTCGGCCTGTTGCGTGACCGGTGGCACCGTCCGTCCCGCGGAGATCCTCGACCGTTACCCGCGATTCCTCGCCAAGGTAGGGCCGCTACTGGGGATCGACGACCCCGAACAGGCCAGAGCGGCGCTGGAACGTCACCGGCTCACGCCGGAGCGCCTGGCCCGCCTCCGGGTTCCCTTGCTGGTCGTGCACGGCAGGCCGGACCGGGTGTTCCTGATCGAGAACGCCCGCGCCCTGTTCGACGCCGCGGGCTCGCCCGACAAGCGCTGGGCCGAGTGGCCGGACGGCGACCATTGCGTCTACAACCATTCGCACGAGAAGCACGTTCTCGTCGCGGACTGGTTCGCGGACCGGCTCTCGGTCGCGAGAGCCCACGACGGCGCTCGGTGA
- a CDS encoding SDR family oxidoreductase, whose amino-acid sequence MPRTLVLVTGGSGFVAGHCILRLLEHGYTVRTTVRSRSREADVRAALEAAGMHRGDALSFVEADLTRDDGWGAAMRGADFVLHVASPVHTDAVADEHAIIGPAREGTLRVLRAATAAGVKRVVLTSAFHAVGYGHGHVDRVFTEDDWSPVDGPGVDAYGRSKILAERAAWDFVRDAGNGMELTTILPIAVMGPVLGRDVRGANQIIQRSLNGQLPGYPNMYVPIVDVRDVAAAHVAAMTAPDAAGQRFLVGSGEPAVAMKQIGATLRHHLCDAAKHVPTRTVPNVVVRLTALFKAEFKPVAADLGYVKRVSNEKSRRVLGLNPRKASEAILGAARSMLTDPAVHTGRSRRH is encoded by the coding sequence ATGCCCCGAACGCTCGTCCTCGTCACCGGCGGCTCCGGCTTCGTCGCGGGACACTGCATCCTGCGGCTGCTCGAACACGGCTACACCGTGCGCACGACGGTCCGCTCACGGTCCCGCGAAGCCGACGTCCGCGCCGCGCTCGAAGCGGCCGGGATGCATCGTGGCGACGCACTCTCCTTCGTCGAAGCCGATCTCACGCGCGACGACGGCTGGGGCGCCGCGATGCGGGGCGCCGACTTCGTGCTGCACGTCGCGTCACCGGTCCACACCGACGCGGTCGCGGACGAGCACGCGATCATCGGCCCCGCGCGTGAGGGCACCCTGCGGGTGCTGCGCGCCGCCACAGCCGCCGGGGTCAAGCGCGTGGTCCTCACCTCCGCGTTCCACGCGGTGGGCTACGGCCACGGACACGTCGATCGCGTGTTCACCGAGGATGACTGGTCGCCCGTCGACGGACCCGGTGTCGACGCCTACGGCAGGAGCAAGATCCTCGCCGAGCGCGCGGCGTGGGATTTCGTCCGTGACGCGGGAAACGGGATGGAGCTCACCACGATCCTCCCGATCGCCGTCATGGGCCCGGTGCTCGGCCGGGACGTCCGCGGCGCGAACCAGATCATCCAGCGCAGCCTGAACGGCCAACTGCCGGGCTACCCGAACATGTACGTACCCATCGTCGACGTCCGCGACGTCGCGGCCGCACACGTCGCCGCCATGACGGCGCCCGACGCCGCGGGGCAACGCTTCCTCGTGGGCAGCGGAGAGCCGGCCGTCGCCATGAAGCAGATCGGCGCGACGCTGCGACACCACCTCTGCGACGCCGCGAAGCACGTCCCGACGCGAACCGTCCCGAACGTCGTCGTCCGGCTCACGGCGCTGTTCAAGGCGGAGTTCAAACCCGTCGCCGCCGACCTCGGCTACGTCAAGCGCGTCTCGAACGAGAAGTCCCGCCGCGTGCTCGGACTCAACCCACGGAAGGCCTCCGAGGCCATCCTCGGGGCGGCCCGGAGCATGCTCACCGACCCCGCGGTCCACACCGGACGCTCACGACGACACTGA
- a CDS encoding VOC family protein translates to MNTTSVLTHLRYFAIAMPNFDEQRAFYRETWGLTETVNDSGVSFLAAEGSPELYTVRLRKDSEKRMDLVAFGCASPADVDTLTEQLIARRVTLVHEPRELDTPGGGYGVRFFDNEGRVVEVSADVAVRAHRKIEEREPIPVKLSHVLMNSPTPEVTVRWYIDHLGFRLSDTMRIGDREIMWFLRCNDFHHSFGIVRGPHAAFNHASFEMRGIDEFMRGTGRLHRLGFERFWGPGRHRAGDNTFSYFLDQAGNTVEYSTELEVVDEDTWHPHIYDLSEPENSDQWGTANPMTESIAACSRNDVDRGLFVAPPM, encoded by the coding sequence ATGAACACCACCAGCGTGCTCACCCATCTTCGGTACTTCGCCATCGCGATGCCGAACTTCGACGAACAGCGCGCGTTCTACCGGGAGACGTGGGGCCTGACCGAGACGGTCAACGACTCGGGGGTGTCCTTTCTCGCCGCCGAGGGCTCCCCGGAGCTCTACACCGTCCGGCTGCGCAAGGACAGTGAGAAGCGCATGGACCTCGTCGCGTTCGGCTGCGCGAGCCCGGCCGATGTGGACACCCTGACCGAGCAGCTGATCGCCCGACGTGTGACGCTCGTGCACGAGCCCCGCGAACTGGACACGCCAGGAGGCGGTTACGGCGTCCGGTTCTTCGACAACGAAGGGCGAGTCGTCGAGGTGTCCGCTGATGTCGCCGTGCGGGCGCACCGCAAGATCGAGGAGCGCGAGCCCATTCCGGTGAAGCTCTCGCACGTGCTGATGAACTCGCCGACACCGGAAGTGACGGTCCGGTGGTACATCGACCACTTGGGGTTCCGGCTGTCCGACACGATGCGCATCGGTGACCGCGAGATCATGTGGTTCCTGCGGTGCAACGACTTCCACCACAGCTTCGGTATCGTCCGTGGGCCGCACGCCGCCTTCAACCACGCCTCGTTCGAGATGCGCGGCATCGACGAGTTCATGCGGGGCACCGGGCGCCTGCACCGCCTCGGCTTCGAGCGGTTCTGGGGACCGGGGCGGCACCGCGCGGGGGACAACACGTTCAGCTACTTCCTCGACCAGGCAGGCAATACCGTCGAATACTCGACCGAGCTCGAGGTCGTGGATGAGGACACCTGGCACCCGCACATCTACGACCTGAGCGAACCCGAGAACTCCGACCAATGGGGCACCGCGAACCCGATGACCGAGTCCATCGCCGCGTGCTCGCGCAACGACGTCGACCGCGGCCTTTTCGTCGCGCCGCCGATGTGA
- a CDS encoding cupin domain-containing protein, with product MRAFRRIVTGHDRDGRSAIVEDGDCPHVEITADATVVNLWLHEGRPDNADGYHDPVGPGVPLAPPARGSVLRVVEFPPRRPGTAPYVHRTESLDYAYVIDGEVHSVFDSGETLLRAGDVLIQRGTNHAWDNRSEVACVVLFALLDAEPLDPAEDGMGTGPAATSP from the coding sequence ATGCGGGCATTCCGACGAATCGTCACCGGCCATGACCGCGACGGGCGCTCCGCCATCGTCGAGGATGGCGACTGTCCGCACGTGGAGATCACCGCTGACGCCACGGTGGTGAATCTCTGGCTCCACGAGGGACGCCCCGACAACGCCGACGGTTACCACGATCCGGTCGGGCCGGGGGTGCCGCTGGCGCCCCCGGCGCGGGGCAGCGTGCTGCGCGTGGTCGAGTTCCCGCCACGCCGGCCGGGCACGGCGCCCTACGTCCACCGCACCGAGTCGCTCGACTACGCCTACGTCATCGACGGCGAGGTCCACAGCGTCTTCGACAGCGGCGAGACCCTGCTGCGCGCCGGCGACGTGCTGATCCAGCGGGGCACGAACCACGCGTGGGACAACCGCTCCGAGGTTGCCTGCGTCGTCCTCTTCGCGTTGCTGGACGCCGAGCCACTCGACCCCGCTGAGGACGGAATGGGAACGGGGCCAGCTGCCACGTCGCCCTGA
- the mhpA gene encoding bifunctional 3-(3-hydroxy-phenyl)propionate/3-hydroxycinnamic acid hydroxylase MhpA gives MPDTPDPTAQHGDDVTYDVVLIGYGPVGQTLAALLGRAGHRVAVFERWPRLYGRARAGHVDHEVMRIFQSLGIAEQLVQDMFRATKYVFRNAAGETLLTFDWDADGISGWPSDYFMYQPSIEDALDAAARAQPTVSVYQGWEAVALIPHEDHVDVTVRESPESRAGKEIPGARTVRGRYVVGTDGANSFVRSRLGTTQTDFGFEETWFVCDLEPKAPLDIGFDNGQVCDPARPHCLFQLGTRHRRFEFALLPGEDPERVDDPRTVWELVAPYGVTPERADLVRHAVYTFQAKLADTWRRDRILLAGDAAHVMPPFMGQGMCSGIRDAKALSWRLDLVLRDLAADTLLDGYQIERAPHVETLIRLSVEAGRVSCTFDPEVAAARDAAFRRGDVPPPPEFPHLLDGLLDADAEGKAAEVVGRLAPQGRVRAGGRTGRLDDVIGQGWTLVLAPGTACDLTSAQEAVLDRLDAHVVALGEDPADVDGYYAGYFARTGVAMILYRPDFYVFGAAEDGAAVGRVVEALGRALDGVAVAS, from the coding sequence ATGCCCGACACCCCCGATCCGACCGCGCAGCACGGCGACGACGTCACTTACGACGTCGTGCTGATCGGATACGGCCCGGTCGGCCAGACCCTGGCCGCGCTGCTCGGGCGGGCCGGCCACCGCGTCGCGGTCTTCGAGCGCTGGCCGCGGCTGTACGGCCGGGCGCGCGCCGGGCATGTCGATCACGAGGTCATGCGGATCTTCCAGTCCCTCGGTATCGCCGAGCAGCTCGTGCAGGACATGTTCCGCGCCACCAAGTACGTCTTCCGCAATGCCGCGGGCGAGACCCTGCTGACCTTCGACTGGGACGCCGACGGCATCTCCGGCTGGCCGTCGGACTACTTCATGTACCAGCCGTCCATCGAGGACGCACTCGACGCGGCGGCGCGGGCGCAGCCGACCGTCTCGGTGTACCAGGGCTGGGAGGCCGTCGCGCTCATCCCGCACGAGGACCACGTCGACGTCACGGTGCGCGAAAGCCCCGAATCCCGCGCGGGAAAGGAGATCCCCGGCGCACGCACGGTCCGCGGCCGCTACGTCGTGGGCACCGACGGCGCGAACAGCTTCGTCCGATCCCGGCTCGGTACGACGCAGACCGACTTCGGGTTCGAGGAAACCTGGTTCGTCTGCGACCTCGAGCCGAAGGCGCCGTTGGACATCGGGTTCGACAACGGTCAAGTGTGCGATCCGGCTCGCCCGCACTGCCTGTTCCAGCTCGGCACGCGGCACCGCCGGTTCGAGTTCGCGCTACTGCCCGGCGAGGATCCCGAGCGAGTCGACGACCCACGGACGGTCTGGGAGCTCGTCGCGCCCTACGGCGTCACGCCGGAGCGCGCCGACCTCGTCCGGCACGCGGTCTACACCTTCCAGGCCAAGCTCGCCGATACGTGGCGCCGCGACCGGATCCTGCTGGCCGGCGACGCCGCACACGTCATGCCACCGTTCATGGGACAGGGAATGTGCTCGGGGATTCGCGACGCGAAGGCGTTGTCCTGGCGCCTCGACCTCGTGCTTCGTGATCTCGCGGCGGATACCCTGCTCGACGGTTACCAGATCGAGCGGGCCCCGCACGTCGAGACGTTGATCCGGCTTTCCGTCGAGGCGGGCCGGGTGTCCTGCACCTTCGATCCCGAAGTCGCCGCGGCCAGGGACGCGGCCTTCCGGCGGGGGGACGTGCCGCCCCCGCCGGAGTTTCCCCACCTGCTGGACGGACTGCTCGACGCCGACGCCGAGGGGAAGGCGGCCGAGGTCGTCGGCAGGCTGGCGCCGCAGGGGCGGGTGCGCGCCGGCGGCCGGACCGGACGGCTGGACGACGTGATCGGCCAGGGCTGGACCCTCGTGCTCGCCCCCGGCACGGCCTGCGACCTCACCTCCGCACAGGAAGCCGTGCTCGACCGGCTCGACGCCCACGTCGTCGCGCTCGGCGAGGATCCCGCCGACGTCGACGGCTACTACGCCGGGTACTTCGCCAGAACCGGCGTCGCGATGATCCTCTACCGCCCGGACTTCTACGTCTTCGGCGCCGCCGAGGACGGTGCCGCGGTGGGCAGGGTCGTCGAGGCACTCGGCCGGGCGCTCGACGGAGTGGCGGTGGCGTCGTGA
- a CDS encoding lipocalin-like domain-containing protein → MIDWKVFRGEDVIDPPLGPAEDCVGLLIYTEDGAMSASLSLAERAPFADGSLDGGTQEERAEAYRSIISYAGTYDVDEPSARVVHHVRIATVPHFVGTDLLRTCVFEGADMLKLDTPPMKIGGEWLESYILWQRNGAET, encoded by the coding sequence ATGATCGACTGGAAGGTCTTCCGGGGCGAGGACGTGATCGATCCGCCACTCGGTCCTGCCGAGGACTGTGTCGGGCTGCTCATCTACACCGAGGACGGGGCGATGAGCGCCAGCCTCTCGCTCGCCGAGCGGGCACCCTTCGCCGACGGCTCGCTCGACGGTGGCACCCAGGAGGAACGGGCCGAGGCGTACCGCTCGATCATTTCCTACGCCGGTACCTACGACGTGGACGAGCCGTCGGCGAGGGTCGTGCATCACGTCCGGATCGCGACGGTCCCGCACTTCGTCGGTACCGACCTTCTCAGGACGTGTGTCTTCGAGGGTGCGGACATGCTGAAGCTCGACACTCCGCCGATGAAGATCGGTGGCGAATGGCTCGAGAGCTACATCCTCTGGCAACGGAACGGAGCGGAGACCTGA
- a CDS encoding FAD-dependent oxidoreductase, translating into MDNSDDARSALIVGAGIAGLTTASALARRGWRVEVVEKGDEGVPAGWGLNLTGPSLRALDGLGLADQCLAAGYGMSVITNVDANGVASRIELPRLLDDRRPAMAGIARPELHRILRGEASRLAVPIHYGLSVRLLEHRDGRTHAELSDGSARTVDLLVGADGIRSVVRDLIGRPAPVRYHGQMAWRALVPRPGWATSIHTFAGTGQQAGIVPISPSLAYVFLTENGVQRDVLPEAELASRMEELLAPFTGLIAEARPQVARSDAVIRRPVQTVFVDTSWSDGTSVLVGDAAHAPSPQMASGAALAIEDGLVLAEELDRYDDVRKALESFTDRRRERCSVLVKTSVAIARLEQEHRHRDSYSLIETCHLRMAQPA; encoded by the coding sequence ATGGACAACAGTGACGACGCGCGGTCGGCGCTGATCGTCGGTGCCGGAATCGCGGGACTGACGACGGCGAGCGCCCTGGCACGGCGCGGATGGCGGGTCGAGGTCGTAGAAAAGGGTGACGAGGGGGTCCCTGCCGGGTGGGGGCTGAACCTGACCGGCCCTTCGCTTCGCGCGCTCGACGGATTGGGGCTGGCCGATCAGTGCCTTGCCGCCGGATACGGCATGAGCGTGATCACCAACGTCGACGCGAACGGCGTGGCGAGCCGGATCGAGCTTCCGCGTCTGCTCGATGATCGGCGCCCCGCCATGGCGGGGATCGCTCGCCCGGAGCTGCATCGGATCCTGCGCGGCGAGGCGTCGCGTCTCGCTGTGCCGATCCACTATGGGCTCAGCGTACGCCTGCTGGAGCATCGGGACGGCCGAACGCACGCCGAACTGAGCGACGGATCCGCGCGGACCGTCGACCTGCTCGTGGGCGCCGACGGCATTCGCTCGGTCGTTCGCGACCTCATCGGCCGCCCTGCGCCGGTCCGCTATCACGGCCAGATGGCGTGGCGGGCGCTCGTGCCGCGTCCCGGCTGGGCCACCAGTATTCACACCTTCGCCGGCACCGGTCAGCAGGCGGGGATCGTGCCGATCTCCCCGAGCCTGGCCTACGTCTTCCTTACCGAGAACGGGGTACAGCGGGACGTGCTTCCGGAGGCCGAGCTCGCTTCGCGCATGGAAGAGCTGCTCGCACCGTTCACCGGCCTGATCGCCGAGGCGCGCCCGCAGGTCGCACGCTCCGATGCGGTGATTCGACGGCCGGTGCAGACCGTGTTCGTCGACACGTCGTGGTCCGACGGGACCAGCGTCCTCGTCGGCGACGCCGCGCATGCGCCCTCGCCGCAGATGGCCAGCGGCGCCGCGCTCGCCATCGAGGACGGCCTGGTCCTGGCCGAGGAACTGGACCGCTACGACGACGTCCGCAAGGCTCTCGAATCGTTCACCGACCGTCGCCGGGAACGGTGCTCGGTCCTGGTGAAGACCTCGGTGGCGATCGCCCGCCTCGAACAGGAGCACCGGCACCGCGATTCGTACTCGCTCATCGAGACCTGCCATCTGCGGATGGCGCAACCGGCATGA
- a CDS encoding alpha/beta hydrolase family protein, with the protein MTQEVPLSEVDAPSLPEAKSWLRAHLAQRRNPFNAIDEAAASRHIETLPGVDPVRWAEHWLDGAAEFAAAAEKAEVDGDRGTALENWWQAYQFAFLGRYPSPIHPAKLAAYDLARTYFARVCELEATPVERVSVPFDGREGEGDTVSLLVARPSVPGAARPPVVLMWGGIDVWKEESYARGRLLRERGFATVHIDKPGVGQSPVLAGVDAERQWDPVFDWLRSRNDLDADRVAAFGLSFGGYWATKLAHTHREQLTAAVNWGGGIHLTFQPEWQEKSRNASSYLMDLMPARARIFGGTTFADYVARCPELSLLDQGILDLKSCPLLLVNGKEDLQNASADIHLALEHGDPKTARMFPGGHMGSGPVLPTIIDWLTDRLAPLTKEGN; encoded by the coding sequence ATGACACAGGAGGTTCCGTTGTCCGAAGTGGATGCCCCGTCCCTTCCCGAGGCCAAGTCGTGGTTGCGTGCGCATCTCGCGCAGCGGCGCAACCCGTTCAACGCCATCGACGAAGCGGCGGCTTCCCGGCACATCGAGACGCTGCCCGGCGTCGACCCGGTCCGGTGGGCGGAGCACTGGCTCGATGGCGCGGCAGAGTTCGCGGCGGCGGCCGAGAAGGCCGAGGTGGACGGCGACCGCGGCACCGCCCTGGAGAACTGGTGGCAGGCTTACCAGTTCGCGTTCCTCGGGCGGTACCCGTCGCCGATCCATCCCGCCAAGCTGGCCGCCTATGACCTGGCCCGCACCTACTTCGCCCGTGTCTGCGAACTCGAAGCCACTCCCGTCGAGCGGGTCAGCGTCCCGTTCGACGGTCGCGAGGGTGAAGGCGACACCGTCTCGTTGCTGGTCGCGCGGCCATCCGTCCCCGGCGCGGCCAGGCCACCGGTCGTGCTGATGTGGGGCGGAATCGACGTGTGGAAAGAGGAGAGCTACGCGCGTGGCCGGCTGCTGCGCGAGCGCGGCTTCGCCACGGTGCACATCGACAAGCCAGGCGTCGGGCAGTCCCCGGTACTGGCCGGTGTGGACGCCGAACGTCAGTGGGATCCGGTGTTCGACTGGTTGCGGAGCAGAAACGACCTCGACGCGGATCGCGTCGCCGCGTTCGGGCTTTCCTTCGGCGGGTACTGGGCGACGAAACTGGCGCATACGCATCGAGAACAGCTCACCGCCGCGGTCAACTGGGGCGGTGGCATACATCTGACGTTCCAGCCCGAATGGCAGGAGAAGTCCCGCAACGCCTCGTCCTACCTGATGGACCTGATGCCCGCCCGTGCGCGCATCTTCGGTGGCACCACCTTCGCCGACTACGTCGCGCGCTGCCCGGAACTGTCCTTGCTGGACCAGGGAATCCTGGACCTGAAGTCGTGCCCGCTGCTGCTGGTCAACGGAAAGGAAGACCTGCAGAACGCCTCCGCCGACATCCACCTCGCTCTCGAGCACGGTGACCCGAAGACCGCCCGGATGTTTCCCGGCGGACACATGGGCTCCGGCCCCGTCCTGCCCACCATCATCGACTGGCTGACCGATCGACTCGCCCCGCTGACGAAAGAAGGGAACTGA
- a CDS encoding helix-turn-helix domain-containing protein produces the protein MPDRSNVLGEYLRARRELVTPDQVGIPVLGKRRVPGLRREEVAMLAGISAEYYLRLEQGRDRNPSAQVLESIARVLQLEDDSYLLSLAVEGPRRRATPRREHLPSSTARFVAQLPFPAFVEGRYLDVLAANRLATAISPRLRLGGNRLRDVFLDPEERALFPQWEGAAAALVAGFRRTVGTATDDPRVTELVGELSIASRDFRRLWARHDIGPRAGATLTFDHPQVGPIRLDREKLTVNGHDGMMLVVYHAEPHTGDADKLALLASMASTVRDCARTPTDP, from the coding sequence ATGCCCGACCGGTCGAACGTTTTGGGCGAGTACCTGCGGGCTCGCCGCGAGCTCGTCACTCCCGACCAGGTCGGGATCCCCGTACTCGGGAAGCGGCGCGTGCCCGGCCTGCGTCGTGAAGAGGTCGCGATGCTCGCGGGGATCAGCGCCGAGTACTACCTCCGGCTGGAGCAGGGGCGTGACCGCAACCCGTCGGCGCAGGTACTCGAATCGATCGCGCGGGTGCTGCAGCTCGAGGACGACTCGTACCTGCTGAGCCTCGCCGTCGAAGGGCCTCGCCGACGGGCGACGCCTCGCCGCGAGCACCTGCCGTCGAGCACGGCCCGGTTCGTCGCGCAGCTTCCGTTTCCCGCGTTCGTCGAGGGCCGCTACCTGGACGTGCTGGCCGCCAACCGGCTCGCGACGGCGATCTCGCCGCGGCTGCGGCTCGGCGGTAACCGGCTCCGCGACGTCTTCCTCGACCCCGAGGAGCGGGCGTTGTTCCCGCAGTGGGAGGGCGCTGCCGCGGCGCTCGTCGCGGGGTTCCGGCGCACCGTCGGAACCGCGACCGACGATCCCCGCGTCACCGAGCTCGTCGGGGAACTCTCCATCGCCAGCCGCGACTTCCGACGGCTCTGGGCCCGCCATGACATCGGACCGCGCGCCGGCGCCACCCTCACCTTCGACCATCCGCAGGTCGGTCCAATCCGGCTCGACCGCGAGAAACTCACTGTCAACGGACACGACGGCATGATGCTCGTCGTCTACCACGCGGAACCGCACACGGGCGACGCCGACAAGCTCGCGCTCCTCGCGTCGATGGCGTCGACGGTGCGCGACTGCGCACGGACACCCACCGACCCGTAG
- a CDS encoding SDR family NAD(P)-dependent oxidoreductase encodes MHPANPRTIVLTGVSRGLGHEAAKVLMARRPHDHYVVLARGDAARAAETLGQATGADRVVGVSCDLGSLADVNRAAGMVTAGVDAGRLPPLGGFLGNAGVVFLTTDTRTADGYEATFAINVLAHQLLIRLLMPRFVAPAWVVLTTSDSHFGQFRYTLGATPPPRWAAPAELATPRHGGPQAAGRAYATSKLGTIYLTHALARRLPPGVGAHSYNPALVAGTDFFRAAPQPLRAVMQGFFRLQLALGRGMTAERAGRRLAETILAGMPGPSGGYVDRGRAVPSSPESYDEGREEELWREGARLCG; translated from the coding sequence GTGCACCCTGCGAATCCCCGGACCATCGTGTTGACCGGCGTCAGCCGTGGCCTCGGTCATGAGGCCGCGAAGGTGCTCATGGCCCGGAGGCCACATGATCACTACGTCGTGCTGGCACGGGGTGATGCCGCGCGTGCCGCCGAGACCCTGGGCCAGGCGACCGGTGCCGACCGGGTCGTCGGCGTCAGCTGCGACCTCGGGTCGCTCGCCGACGTCAACCGGGCGGCCGGCATGGTCACGGCAGGTGTCGACGCCGGGCGGCTGCCACCGCTCGGCGGCTTTCTCGGGAACGCCGGGGTGGTTTTCCTGACCACGGACACGCGTACCGCCGACGGCTACGAGGCGACCTTCGCCATCAATGTGCTCGCCCACCAGCTGCTCATCCGGCTGCTCATGCCTCGTTTCGTCGCACCGGCCTGGGTCGTGCTGACCACGAGCGACAGCCACTTCGGGCAGTTCCGCTACACACTCGGCGCGACGCCACCGCCCCGCTGGGCGGCGCCGGCCGAGCTGGCGACACCGCGCCACGGCGGGCCGCAGGCCGCGGGCCGCGCGTACGCGACCAGCAAGCTCGGAACCATCTATCTGACCCACGCGCTGGCTCGCAGGCTGCCGCCCGGCGTCGGTGCCCACTCGTACAACCCGGCGCTGGTCGCGGGCACCGATTTCTTCCGCGCGGCACCGCAACCGTTGCGCGCCGTCATGCAGGGGTTCTTCCGGCTGCAGCTGGCGCTCGGACGAGGCATGACGGCGGAGCGGGCCGGGCGCAGGCTGGCAGAGACGATTCTCGCCGGAATGCCCGGCCCCTCCGGCGGCTACGTCGACAGGGGGCGCGCGGTCCCGTCGTCGCCGGAGTCCTACGACGAAGGCCGCGAGGAGGAACTCTGGCGTGAAGGCGCGCGCCTCTGCGGCTAA